AGGAATGCGCAATTGGAACAGCGCCTCGTAGTACTTCTTGTTCAGGTATAGCTGGGGATCCGCGTAGTCTCCGGATACCGCCGGAATCGCCGTAGGCGCGGGGAGGGCATCGGGGGGCTTCATGTCGAGCTCGAGCCCTTCATACGCGTTCAAATCGGGCTCTGAGTCCACATCCTCTTGCCAAAACCCTAGCAGCTCCGGCACATCGTACCGCTCCCATTCCGCCAACGTCTTGGCCTCATAGCAGGCCCGCGTATGTCGCTTGTACGACTTCTCGTAGAGCGTCTGGTCTGCGGGCGCCTCGACACACCATAAAACCCAGGTTTCTCCGTAGTAGCGCTCCACCATGTATGCGTGCCCGTCCCCTGTCTTCAGCAGATGCTTAATCGTGACATCCTTGTTTGATATTTCACGAACGACAGTATCGGGCAATGCAGCTCCCTCTACAATGCGTGGCTCTTCCTCTCGAAATATAAGGTTTCGCGGCACTCTAACAAACGAACCTATGAGGCATACGGTATTCAAATCCATTTACCTGGAGCCGCTGCCCTGTTCAAAGCTGTGATGTTATTGCAATGCGATGTGGAGATTCAAAATCGATGATCTAAAAAGCTTTGCAGGACTCACGTATCCGGCATCGCTCTAAGCACAGAACAAATGGAACAACAAAATTGGATGCATTAGGCGTTATTATTACATATACACTTAGAAAATACCTATATTAAAAACATAAAGCAGCAAGGGCAGCACAGATGCATGTAAATAGTAGGTAATGTCCCATAGATGGACCACCGAACCGGCGCCCCAAAGTAGTCATGTCTTCATGTGTCCATTGTGCTGCTGGCTATGTCGATTATGCTGATTCCTTTTGTCGATATCTATCTTGTTGTTGATCATCATGACCGCGGTCTGGTTCCCGATGGGAGTGCCAATGATGGTCAATTTCCTTTCGTCTTTGCCGGGAACAGGGTCCGCAATCTGAATGGAGCAGCCAGTAGACTCCTTGATTTGAGTTATGTTCTTGCCACCTCTCCCAATGACATTCCCGACCATTAACTCCTCTATAAATATCTCCTGGACCACCGACGTGATACGTGTCTGCGGATTGATGCCCTCCACGATCCGGACGTGGGGCAGTGCAAGGTTGTTGGCGACCGCGAGAGAGCCTGGGACCGGGGCGCCAAGAGGAAGATAAGAGTGGAACACCACCTCGTTGGGCGTGGGAGGCAGGGCAGGAGACATGCGCGACCGCGACCGCTTCGCCTTGTCCCCGGGATGGTACTGATGATGCTGCTGATGCTGGATAGCGATCCCGTAGTTGTTCACCAGCACCGAGTGCATTGCGCTTGGCTGGTAGAAGATGGTCTTGCGCGCTCGGTACTTGGGTTCGCAGCTCAGGATGGTCTGGCCCACATAGTAGGTCGCAATGTGGATAGCGTCCGCAACCCCTGTTATGCACAGCACCCTATCGTTCgacagcggcagctgctgcgggcCTGCGACCAGCCTGGCGGCACTCAGGTCCTCGATTTCCCGTAGTCTCGAGCCCTGTTTGCCGATCACGTAGCCCATCAGATGGTGCGGTACCAGCAGGTTAACCGTCAGAGGCAGCGATCGGTCGTTGGATTCCCGGTCGTCCTCGTCATTGATGGCCCTCGAAATCTTGCCGAATGCCTTGGCCACATTCTCGCACGATCCGCGCAGGAAGACCACTCGCTCAGGCACGTTTTTGATATTCTCAGAGACATTAATCCGCGTCCCGGTCTCGAGCTTAATGCGCGAGATCCGCTCTCCTTTGTGCCCAACCACCATTGATGCATCCTTCACAAGACACAGCATCCGCATATGAATATAATCAGAAATCCGTGCAGCACCTGGCAGCACATCGTCTAGTGCAACCCTTTTGATTTCTGCTTCAAGTGCTttctcgtcgtcgtccGGCTTCCGCTTTAGCGCATTGGGAGAATCACACGCAACATCACTATCACTCATCTTAACAGAACTTCTACACTCTGAAAGTTATTCTGGTGATCCAACTGCTAAGGATCTGCTAACACTCATGAGTTTTGAGAATAGAAAATGGTATAGGTAGCTGCTACTCCCTACTGTATTTGTTGCCAGAAAGGCGCGAACTCGTGCGAAAGAAAAGCACCATTCATGGTTGACAGCGAGGAACGATGATAGCACCTACCGAGCCAACGGAAGGGAACTCGCGCGCTAGTGTATTGGAATTTGACGAGGAGGGCTACGTGGAATCAGAAGATGAAGACTTCGATCCCAGTAAGCCTGCTGATGATGACaaagaggaagagctgagcGACAAGAGCGATGGCGACTACCAAGAAGCAGACGAGGAGGCAGAGAAGTACGACTATTCGCATATTGAAAGCAGCGAGGGGGGGCTTGTGAGCACCAGAAACGCTCGTCGGCTGCAGCACGAGCGGGAGCAGCGGGAGAAGTACGAGCATTTCGAGATGCAGGGTGTGTCTTCTCGCGCCGGAGAACTGTGGGCGCAGCTTCAGGAGGAAAGCCAAGCACGGCTACATGATACGAGCTCCGTGATGCATGCGGGGGGCGAAGCGGGCAAGGACCGGATGCAGGAGGAGCAAATAATGATTGAGCGTGCATACTGGTTCGCTGGAGAGATGGTACGGGAAAAGAAGATGGTTCTAAAGTCCAGTGCAGAGGCGCAAGAGTATCTCAACTCGTTGAAATTCAAGCCCAAGGAGCTTGTTCCCTCCACTATGCAGGAAATGGACGGTGGCAGTAAGTTACGGAGGCCCCTTAAGAGGCCGCCGATTCTGGAGCAGATTATCGCTGGTGCGCTCAAACCGAAGTTAACGACGTTGGAGAAGTCGAAGTTGGACTGGGCAACGTATGTTGATAAAGAGGGTATCAATGAGGAGTTGCAGTTATTCAACAAAGACGGTTACTTAGCAAAACAAGACTTTTTACGCAAGGTAGATGGGATCCAGAATGAGCAGTACAAGGAACTGCGACGCCAAGAGTTGCAAAAAAACGGCGCACAAGGCATGTGACTCGCTTCCGGACTGTATATGCGTGCCTGTGAAAGATGTTACATATGCGGCGTACCTATCGAGGCTAACGTCATGCTGACTATGCTGCATACGCCCTCTCCAAGGATCATCCCAGAACTGAAGATGATCATATTGGTCTTGGCGCCAGCATCGCCTCTTCTGGTTCTGAGCCAGTAGTATGATAGCATGCCGCCGATGAACCTGGCAATGGAGAAACTAGGTGAGTTGTACATCCCGACGCCAAGGGC
This is a stretch of genomic DNA from Eremothecium gossypii ATCC 10895 chromosome VI, complete sequence. It encodes these proteins:
- the PBP2 gene encoding telomere maintenance protein PBP2 (Syntenic homolog of Saccharomyces cerevisiae YBR233W (PBP2)), whose product is MSDSDVACDSPNALKRKPDDDEKALEAEIKRVALDDVLPGAARISDYIHMRMLCLVKDASMVVGHKGERISRIKLETGTRINVSENIKNVPERVVFLRGSCENVAKAFGKISRAINDEDDRESNDRSLPLTVNLLVPHHLMGYVIGKQGSRLREIEDLSAARLVAGPQQLPLSNDRVLCITGVADAIHIATYYVGQTILSCEPKYRARKTIFYQPSAMHSVLVNNYGIAIQHQQHHQYHPGDKAKRSRSRMSPALPPTPNEVVFHSYLPLGAPVPGSLAVANNLALPHVRIVEGINPQTRITSVVQEIFIEELMVGNVIGRGGKNITQIKESTGCSIQIADPVPGKDERKLTIIGTPIGNQTAVMMINNKIDIDKRNQHNRHSQQHNGHMKT
- the SWC5 gene encoding Swc5p (Syntenic homolog of Saccharomyces cerevisiae YBR231C (SWC5)), with product MIAPTEPTEGNSRASVLEFDEEGYVESEDEDFDPSKPADDDKEEELSDKSDGDYQEADEEAEKYDYSHIESSEGGLVSTRNARRLQHEREQREKYEHFEMQGVSSRAGELWAQLQEESQARLHDTSSVMHAGGEAGKDRMQEEQIMIERAYWFAGEMVREKKMVLKSSAEAQEYLNSLKFKPKELVPSTMQEMDGGSKLRRPLKRPPILEQIIAGALKPKLTTLEKSKLDWATYVDKEGINEELQLFNKDGYLAKQDFLRKVDGIQNEQYKELRRQELQKNGAQGM